One window of Thalassovita mediterranea genomic DNA carries:
- a CDS encoding peroxiredoxin — MSLLLGDTAPDFDAETTEGNISFHDWIGDDWVVFFSHPADFTPVCTTEIGYTAKLKDKLAARGAKAIVISADSLEDHKEWIKDVEETQGAKVEFPLIADPDKKIATLYNMIHPNADAKVTVRAVYVIDPKKKIRASIIYPPSAGRNFDEILRLIDSLQLTDGYKVATPVNWQDGEDVIIVPSVSNEDADKMFPKGYKTIKPYLRTTAQPNK; from the coding sequence ATGAGCCTTCTGCTAGGTGATACAGCACCCGATTTCGACGCCGAAACGACTGAAGGCAATATCAGCTTCCACGACTGGATCGGGGATGACTGGGTTGTCTTCTTCTCCCACCCGGCAGACTTCACCCCGGTCTGCACGACAGAGATCGGCTATACTGCAAAGCTGAAAGACAAGCTGGCTGCGCGCGGCGCAAAAGCGATCGTCATTTCCGCAGATAGCCTTGAGGACCACAAGGAGTGGATCAAGGATGTCGAGGAAACCCAGGGCGCGAAAGTGGAATTTCCTCTTATCGCCGACCCGGACAAGAAAATCGCGACGCTGTACAACATGATCCATCCGAACGCGGATGCGAAAGTGACAGTGCGCGCCGTCTATGTGATCGACCCGAAGAAGAAGATCCGCGCCTCGATCATCTATCCGCCGAGCGCTGGTCGCAACTTTGATGAGATCCTGCGCCTGATCGACTCGCTTCAACTCACCGACGGCTACAAGGTCGCAACGCCAGTGAACTGGCAGGATGGTGAAGACGTGATCATCGTGCCGAGCGTTTCCAATGAGGACGCCGACAAGATGTTTCCGAAGGGCTACAAGACGATCAAGCCTTACCTTCGCACCACAGCGCAGCCGAACAAGTAA
- a CDS encoding histidine phosphatase family protein, with product MKRLILLRHAKTELWNEGVSDRDRKLVARGHKDAEAIGDELKARGWVPDAALVSTARRTRETWRHLHDFFPGCEATLSDALYLASVPTILDLVTLAAPKVSTLLVVGHNPGMHEAALSILQKAGTSDDMAARKLGEKLPTGTAVLFESEEDEAFTPVHFRMMGWIRPKALRAQM from the coding sequence ATGAAACGTCTTATCCTGCTTCGCCATGCCAAGACCGAGCTCTGGAATGAGGGCGTTTCGGACCGGGACCGCAAGCTTGTGGCCCGCGGGCACAAGGATGCCGAAGCGATTGGCGATGAACTGAAGGCGAGAGGCTGGGTGCCGGACGCAGCGCTGGTCTCAACTGCGCGGCGGACGCGGGAAACATGGCGCCATCTGCACGACTTTTTTCCGGGCTGCGAGGCGACGCTTTCAGACGCGCTTTATCTCGCCAGCGTGCCGACCATTCTTGACCTGGTGACACTGGCTGCCCCCAAAGTTTCTACGCTTCTCGTCGTTGGGCATAATCCAGGCATGCACGAGGCCGCGCTGTCGATCCTTCAGAAGGCTGGCACTTCAGACGATATGGCAGCCCGTAAGCTGGGTGAGAAACTGCCAACCGGCACGGCTGTGCTTTTTGAGTCTGAGGAAGACGAAGCGTTCACACCGGTTCATTTCAGGATGATGGGCTGGATCAGGCCGAAAGCCCTTCGCGCCCAGATGTAG
- a CDS encoding DUF2256 domain-containing protein: MVRKSDLPQKTCPVCQRPFSWRKKWESVWDEVIYCSKRCRGEAKKG; this comes from the coding sequence ATGGTCCGTAAGAGCGACCTTCCGCAGAAGACCTGTCCGGTCTGCCAGCGCCCCTTTTCGTGGCGCAAGAAGTGGGAATCGGTCTGGGACGAGGTGATTTACTGCTCCAAACGATGCCGCGGCGAAGCCAAAAAGGGCTGA
- a CDS encoding NAD(P)-binding protein, which yields MTIAIIGAGVAGLSAAASLKAAGREVVLFDKGRGAGGRLSTRRAASPIGEVRFDHGAQFFTARDEGFRRLVNDLEQRGRVAKWTPRRVSLSKTDGAWSAEALQSDDDWYVGAPSMNSFVKAMAEGHEVRWGERATALSIREDGRYVQFDPSGWQGPFDAVILAIPAEQAKDLLAETSAKLASEAAASVTAPCWAAMLAFNKPLATGWDVAEVAGSPLGLAVRNSSKPGRGNEETFVLHATPEWTRANVDMAREDVAAELSRLFCEMTGAHAPLLAAAHRWLYAKTETPSASSFGWDEGQRIGVIGDWRIAPRIEAAWQSGHALASALLD from the coding sequence ATGACGATAGCAATCATCGGTGCAGGTGTCGCAGGCCTCAGCGCCGCAGCCAGTCTGAAGGCCGCAGGCCGCGAGGTCGTCCTCTTTGATAAAGGGAGAGGGGCAGGCGGTCGTCTGTCGACGCGGCGTGCCGCGTCTCCAATCGGAGAGGTCCGCTTCGATCATGGGGCGCAGTTCTTCACCGCGCGCGATGAGGGTTTCCGCAGACTGGTAAACGACCTTGAACAGCGCGGCCGCGTCGCAAAGTGGACGCCGAGGCGTGTCTCCCTCTCGAAGACGGATGGGGCCTGGAGTGCAGAGGCGCTGCAATCAGACGATGACTGGTATGTCGGCGCGCCGTCGATGAATTCGTTCGTAAAGGCGATGGCGGAAGGCCATGAGGTACGCTGGGGAGAACGCGCGACCGCGCTCTCGATCCGCGAGGATGGGCGATACGTACAGTTTGACCCGTCCGGGTGGCAGGGGCCGTTCGATGCGGTCATCCTCGCCATCCCCGCTGAGCAGGCGAAAGACCTGCTAGCTGAGACAAGCGCCAAACTTGCCAGTGAGGCCGCTGCGTCAGTGACGGCGCCTTGCTGGGCGGCGATGCTGGCCTTCAATAAACCTCTAGCGACAGGATGGGACGTGGCCGAGGTCGCCGGGTCGCCTTTGGGGCTTGCGGTACGCAACAGCTCTAAACCTGGCAGAGGTAATGAAGAGACCTTCGTTCTTCACGCCACGCCGGAATGGACGCGAGCGAATGTCGACATGGCAAGGGAGGATGTCGCTGCTGAGCTCAGCCGCCTCTTCTGTGAGATGACGGGCGCGCATGCACCTTTGCTCGCCGCAGCCCATCGCTGGCTCTATGCGAAGACAGAAACACCTTCCGCCAGTTCTTTTGGCTGGGATGAGGGTCAACGCATCGGCGTGATCGGCGACTGGCGAATTGCGCCGCGTATCGAGGCAGCGTGGCAAAGCGGACACGCACTGGCCAGCGCGTTGCTTGATTGA
- a CDS encoding glycosyltransferase codes for MGGREDNVVWLETGDEKPAAGAPRLLEALAFSQALPPILSARERLSRWQWEVFGAFLTLMIIMLLLWPVLLGVAAKVVFWLLFSLTVVWRLALTIVGALERLAGPRQPPLTDVPDDELPIYSVLIALRHEQNMMEQLAASLKAINWPAERLDILLLIEEDDVSTYDAAMEADFPVGTVCVTIPPGEPMTKPRALNYGLAAALGEFVTVLDAEDRPHPDQLREAYAAFSQQGDGVRCVQAPLIASNGADGWLQAQWTLEYAVQFGLHVPALASLGLPVMLGGTSNHFRRHDLIAFGGWDAWNVTEDADLGIRIARLGGRTATIRCETHETAPESLPIWTSQRSRWIKGFVQTWLVCMRTPATLLLELGPLRWTSLQLTLGGAIVSAFLYGPMVLMILLGTLFPSLFNYTPVDFGLFMAGMTGCVVADCLAPGKWTVSRVIAIVTRPFYWPLMTAAAVKAVIGLVMRPFYWAKTPHMPSA; via the coding sequence ATGGGGGGCCGCGAAGACAATGTCGTCTGGCTGGAAACGGGCGACGAGAAACCAGCGGCCGGTGCGCCCCGGCTTCTGGAGGCGCTAGCCTTTTCGCAGGCCCTGCCGCCAATCCTCAGTGCCCGTGAGCGCCTGAGCAGATGGCAGTGGGAAGTCTTTGGCGCGTTCCTGACACTGATGATCATCATGCTCCTGCTGTGGCCCGTCCTCCTGGGGGTGGCCGCGAAAGTTGTGTTCTGGCTGCTCTTCTCTCTGACGGTCGTCTGGCGCCTCGCCCTGACCATTGTGGGCGCACTCGAGCGTCTCGCGGGGCCACGGCAGCCTCCGCTCACGGATGTTCCAGATGATGAGCTGCCAATCTATTCGGTCCTGATCGCGCTTCGCCATGAGCAGAACATGATGGAGCAGCTGGCGGCCAGTCTGAAAGCGATCAACTGGCCTGCCGAGCGGCTCGATATCCTGCTGCTGATCGAGGAGGATGACGTCTCAACCTATGACGCCGCGATGGAAGCCGACTTTCCCGTCGGGACTGTCTGCGTCACCATTCCACCCGGCGAGCCCATGACCAAGCCGCGCGCATTGAATTATGGGCTCGCCGCCGCTCTGGGTGAGTTCGTGACGGTCCTCGACGCCGAAGACCGCCCGCACCCCGACCAGCTGCGTGAAGCCTATGCTGCCTTCTCACAGCAGGGCGACGGCGTGCGCTGCGTGCAGGCCCCTCTCATTGCCAGCAATGGCGCCGATGGCTGGCTGCAGGCCCAGTGGACGCTGGAATATGCTGTACAGTTCGGCCTTCACGTTCCAGCACTCGCCAGCCTTGGACTGCCGGTCATGCTGGGCGGAACGAGCAATCATTTCCGCCGCCACGACCTCATCGCGTTTGGCGGCTGGGATGCGTGGAATGTGACGGAGGATGCTGACCTCGGTATCCGGATTGCGCGTCTTGGCGGGCGGACCGCAACCATCCGCTGTGAAACGCACGAGACCGCGCCAGAGTCCCTGCCGATCTGGACCAGCCAGCGCAGCCGCTGGATCAAAGGCTTCGTCCAGACCTGGCTCGTCTGTATGCGCACGCCTGCGACCCTGCTGCTGGAGCTCGGGCCGCTGCGTTGGACCAGCCTTCAGTTGACGCTTGGTGGTGCGATCGTCAGCGCGTTTCTCTATGGTCCGATGGTGCTGATGATCCTGCTGGGCACGCTGTTTCCGTCCCTATTCAACTACACGCCAGTGGACTTCGGCCTGTTCATGGCAGGCATGACAGGGTGCGTCGTCGCTGACTGCCTGGCACCCGGGAAGTGGACAGTATCGCGCGTCATTGCGATCGTGACGCGGCCTTTCTACTGGCCGCTGATGACCGCTGCGGCCGTCAAAGCAGTGATCGGGCTTGTCATGCGGCCTTTCTACTGGGCGAAGACGCCCCATATGCCATCGGCATAA
- a CDS encoding nuclear transport factor 2 family protein, with protein sequence MSRDTLKSVGETLVAANNDGSYKSLIDTIYDANCVSVESAPPPRGSAEAKGLDAIRGKWAWWEDNHEVHETKASGPYLHGDDRFGVVFSMDVTNKASGERISMQEIAVYTVKDGKIVREEFFY encoded by the coding sequence ATGAGCAGGGACACTTTGAAATCAGTCGGTGAGACGCTCGTCGCGGCCAATAATGATGGCAGCTACAAGTCGTTGATCGACACGATCTATGACGCCAACTGCGTGTCAGTTGAGTCTGCGCCGCCGCCCCGTGGAAGCGCCGAAGCGAAAGGTCTGGATGCGATCCGCGGAAAATGGGCCTGGTGGGAAGACAATCACGAGGTTCATGAGACAAAAGCGAGTGGCCCTTACCTGCATGGCGATGACCGTTTCGGCGTCGTTTTCTCCATGGATGTGACCAATAAGGCCTCCGGTGAGCGCATTTCGATGCAGGAAATTGCTGTCTACACAGTGAAGGACGGCAAGATCGTGCGCGAGGAGTTCTTCTATTAG